In a genomic window of Lycium ferocissimum isolate CSIRO_LF1 chromosome 9, AGI_CSIRO_Lferr_CH_V1, whole genome shotgun sequence:
- the LOC132030653 gene encoding protein NLP6-like has product MINNISFDHFANTMEQIEDNQLPVINDDVYEVYTSSEFMNYIGSPLYCSEERSNFHLMVFWSNNEAESNCPNNLTETSVKQKIKAALQRIETSQVILLQFWGLEKIEGRHFLTTSGQPFGLRYLYKGLCWYRKHCQGYKYSVDNGESCEQAGTEKGHLFGPPARVFQQKLPESSTHVGYYTNEEFPMRDHAVRCGVRTYLALPVFEPIEKNCIGVIELVTVWKGGYLTYEVDRVLNALEGVDLKCPKIYLNKGRKVQAGKQREREEIKRMLKIVWETHKLPFIRVWIPCMNLEMDHNGMYVGCTEHVISASNEVYFVADEEMDANDHVYDDYYYDDMLCFRDISKLQPLQKDQGVVGKAFFSGKLCYCENITEFGIIEYTLVHYARWCGLTTTFAICLKNKDDANAYILELFLPPDKADPKILLGSILSTIGQHFRNFKFTSGQELGNDSSVQVIKASSNKNVDYFHIYQTRESPFMPEVLHAEERRNQLMEGSENHMEEEAMSECMVRNSVDNGQQPMVQSDVLNTYSKVISEKQCVSVTHLQKESRARTKDSVNYDDLKQHFNKNLSDAAESLQVSRSTLKRLCRKYGIRRWPLSKRKKTGESDCQPLTILPKKNKSITSETTHTDHESSNSFTVKATYGDDMMKFKLYSFSKKEDLDKEVAKRLRLPIIRFRINYMDEDNDWIWIACDDDLSDCFNNAQSLGKNTIKMLVLPAAINHLEL; this is encoded by the exons ATGATTAACAATATTTCTTTTGATCACTTTGCAAATACGATGGAACAGATTGAGGATAATCAATTGCCTGTGATCAacgatgatgtttatgaagtatatACATCATCTGAGTTCATGAATTACATAGGATCACCATTATACTGCTCTGAAGAACGTTCTAATTTCCATTTAATGGTTTTCTGGAGCAACAACGAAGCTGAATCTAATTGTCCAAACAATCTTACAGAAACAT CTGTAAAGCAAAAGATCAAAGCAGCACTTCAGAGAATAGAAACGTCCCAAGTAATTCTACTACAGTTTTGGGGGTTGGAAAAGATTGAAGGTAGACATTTTCTAACAACTTCAGGACAACCTTTTGGTCTTAGATATCTATATAAAGGACTCTGCTGGTATAGAAAACACTGTCAAGGTTATAAATATAGTGTTGATAACGGCGAAAGTTGTGAACAAGCTGGAACTGAAAAAGGTCATCTTTTCGGTCCACCTGCTCGAGTTTTCCAGCAAAAATTGCCTGAGTCAAGTACTCATGTGGGGTATTACACGAATGAAGAGTTTCCGATGAGGGATCATGCTGTCCGGTGTGGTGTTCGGACCTATTTGGCTTTGCCTGTGTTTGAACctattgaaaaaaattgtattGGTGTGATTGAGCTCGTCACAGTTTGGAAAGGTGGCTACTTGACTTATGAAGTTGATCGAGTACTCAATGCGCTTGAG GGAGTAGATCTCAAATGTCCTAAAATTTATCTCAATAAAGGTAGAAAA GTACAAGCAGGGAAACAAAGAGAAAGGGAGGAAATCAAAAGGATGTTAAAAATCGTGTGGGAAACACACAAACTACCTTTCATTCGAGTCTGGATTCCCTGTATGAATCTTGAAATGGACCATAATGGCATGTACGTTGGCTGCACCGAGCATGTAATATCTGCCAGTAATGAAGTTTATTTTGTCGCGGACGAGGAAATGGATGCTAACGATCATGTTTACGACGACTATTACTATGACgatatgttatgtttccgagaCATTTCCAAGCTACAACCCTTGCAGAAAGATCAGGGTGTTGTTGGGAAAGCGTTTTTTTCTGGCAAGTTGTGCTATTGCGAGAACATAACTGAATTTGGCATAATTGAGTATACATTGGTACATTATGCGCGCTGGTGTGGATTGACTACTACTTTTGCTATTTGTTTGAAGAATAAAGACGATGCCAATGCCTACATATTGGAACTGTTTCTGCCCCCTGATAAGGCAgatccaaaaatcttgcttGGATCAATTTTGTCTACAATAGGACAACATTTTCGGAATTTCAAATTTACTTCTGGTCAAGAACTAGGAAATGATTCAAGTGTTCAAGTTATTAAAGCTTCTTCAAATAAGAATGTGgattattttcatatatatcaAACTAGAGAAAGTCCGTTTATGCCTGAAGTATTGCACGCTGAAGAGCGAAGGAACCAACTAATGGAAGGCAGCGAAAATCACATGGAGGAAGAAG CTATGTCTGAGTGCATGGTTCGGAACTCGGTGGATAATGGACAACAACCAATGGTTCAGTCTGATGTCTTAAATACCTATTCAAAAGTTATTTCGGAGAAGCAATGTGTCAGTGTTACTCATTTGCAAAAAGAAAGCAGAGCCAGAACTAAAGACTCTGTAAACTATGATGATCTCAAACAGCATTTTAACAAAAACCTTTCAGATGCAGCTGAAAGCCTTCAGG TTAGTCGGTCTACACTGAAGCGATTATGCAGAAAGTATGGTATTCGAAGGTGGCCATTGTCAAAACGAAAGAAGACTGGCGAATCCGATTGCCAGCCATTAACTATACTTCCAAAGAAGAACAAATCAATAACTTCAGAAACTACACATACAGATCATGAGAGTAGCAACAGTTTCACAGTGAAGGCAACATATGGAGATGATATGATGAAGTTTAAACTGTACTCATtctcaaaaaaagaagatttagACAAGGAAGTGGCTAAAAGATTGCGATTACCAATTATAAGGTTTAGAATAAATTACATGGATGAAGATAATGATTGGATATGGATTGCTTGTGATGATGATTTGAGTGATTGTTTTAATAATGCTCAATCATTAGGGAAGAACACAATCAAAATGTTGGTTTTACCAGCAGCCATAAATCATCTTGAATTGTAA